In Andreesenia angusta, a single genomic region encodes these proteins:
- the fliM gene encoding flagellar motor switch protein FliM, with product MTEILSQNEIDALLNALSSGEVDVKEMQEEEERVRIREYDFKNPQKIAKDQLKTLEIIHEKFARLLQTFLSGYLRTTSKSAVETVDQYAYSEYGNAISNPSFLSIVNFEPLGGQIVVDISPNLAFVMIDRLLGGTGENPDEVRGFTEIELLLLKRVMKKVVEIVAEAWEDVIFLTPRLEKIETNSQFAQIVSPNETVTLITLSLTVGEAEGFINICIPHMVLEPVLNKLSTKLWFSLTSRPVTEEDRDTIKQKIENTKVPVIAELGRTVLNVGEILSLRRGDVFALDDTADSELKIKVGPYTKFHGKAGKSKKRLAVKITKAYKDGEEIDE from the coding sequence TTGACGGAAATTTTATCGCAAAACGAGATAGACGCCCTGCTTAATGCCTTAAGCTCCGGAGAAGTAGATGTCAAGGAGATGCAGGAAGAGGAAGAGCGGGTAAGGATAAGGGAGTACGACTTCAAGAATCCGCAGAAAATTGCAAAAGACCAGCTAAAGACATTGGAGATCATTCATGAGAAGTTTGCGAGGCTGCTTCAGACATTTCTGTCGGGATACCTTAGGACTACATCCAAGTCGGCTGTAGAGACTGTGGACCAGTATGCATACAGCGAGTACGGGAACGCCATATCCAATCCCTCCTTTTTGAGCATAGTCAACTTTGAGCCCTTGGGAGGGCAGATAGTGGTTGACATATCTCCTAACCTGGCGTTTGTCATGATAGACAGGCTTCTAGGAGGCACTGGAGAGAACCCAGATGAAGTCAGGGGCTTCACAGAGATAGAGCTGCTGCTCTTGAAGAGGGTTATGAAAAAAGTAGTGGAGATAGTTGCAGAGGCATGGGAAGACGTCATATTCCTGACACCTAGGCTCGAGAAGATAGAGACGAACTCGCAGTTCGCGCAGATAGTTTCTCCGAACGAGACTGTCACTCTTATAACTCTCAGTCTGACTGTCGGGGAGGCGGAAGGCTTTATAAACATATGTATTCCCCATATGGTGTTGGAGCCGGTTTTGAACAAGCTGAGCACTAAACTCTGGTTTTCGCTTACAAGCAGGCCGGTGACGGAAGAGGACAGAGATACGATAAAGCAAAAGATAGAGAACACTAAAGTGCCTGTAATAGCAGAACTAGGTAGAACCGTTCTGAATGTAGGAGAGATACTTAGCCTTAGGCGAGGGGATGTCTTTGCCTTGGACGATACAGCAGACAGCGAACTTAAGATAAAGGTAGGTCCTTACACTAAGTTCCATGGGAAGGCTGGAAAGTCTAAAAAAAGATTAGCTGTAAAAATCACTAAAGCGTATAAGGACGGTGAGGAAATAGATGAATGA
- the fliY gene encoding flagellar motor switch phosphatase FliY, which translates to MNDNNLMSQDEINALLSGINTDDGGSSEDTGKGESLLLNDMEKDALGEVGNISMGTAATTLFTLLGQKVNITTPKVEITTLSKLGDKYPVPFVAVDVKYKVGLEGSNILVLRARDVKIIASLMMGGDGHDIDEESPVSEIDLSAISEAMNQMVGSGATSLSEMFGKTIDIDPPRAFQINLDDESLGDLFETAEDQLVKVSFRMVVGDLIDSEIMQLLPIEFAREIVSRLLGSATGEAEAPVEETPVQAEPEIPAPEPVVEQAKPEPRQAPAPEPVQKTVEKREPRRYNEEIERPSRREPVTVKTLDFEEFEPEEEYVYHESIDLVNEIPVEVSVELGRTMRTIGEILDYGPGTIIELEKLLGEPLDIYANGKMIAKGEVVVIEDNFGVRVTEIVHPSKRIKNR; encoded by the coding sequence ATGAATGATAACAACCTAATGAGCCAGGATGAAATAAATGCACTGCTGAGCGGAATAAACACAGACGACGGTGGAAGCTCTGAAGATACAGGCAAGGGCGAGTCGCTGCTTTTAAACGACATGGAAAAAGACGCTCTTGGCGAAGTCGGAAACATAAGCATGGGAACTGCTGCTACAACTCTTTTCACGCTGCTAGGACAGAAGGTAAACATAACTACGCCCAAGGTGGAGATAACGACTCTATCCAAGCTGGGAGACAAGTACCCTGTTCCGTTTGTGGCAGTGGACGTAAAGTACAAGGTGGGGCTGGAAGGCTCCAACATACTGGTCTTAAGAGCCAGGGACGTAAAGATAATAGCCAGCTTGATGATGGGCGGCGACGGACACGACATAGACGAGGAAAGCCCGGTCTCAGAGATAGACCTAAGCGCCATCTCCGAGGCCATGAACCAGATGGTGGGGTCAGGGGCCACATCGCTCTCAGAGATGTTTGGAAAGACGATAGACATAGATCCGCCTAGGGCATTTCAGATAAACTTAGACGACGAGTCACTGGGAGACCTTTTTGAAACCGCCGAAGACCAGCTTGTGAAGGTCTCGTTCAGAATGGTGGTAGGGGATTTAATAGACAGCGAGATAATGCAGCTGCTTCCTATAGAATTTGCAAGAGAGATAGTCTCGAGGCTTCTAGGTTCAGCCACAGGCGAGGCGGAAGCTCCTGTAGAGGAGACACCGGTACAAGCAGAGCCTGAAATACCTGCTCCAGAACCTGTAGTAGAACAGGCAAAGCCAGAGCCTAGACAAGCGCCTGCTCCTGAGCCAGTTCAAAAAACTGTAGAAAAAAGAGAGCCTAGAAGGTATAATGAAGAAATAGAGAGGCCTTCAAGGAGAGAGCCTGTTACTGTAAAGACTTTGGACTTTGAAGAGTTTGAACCTGAAGAAGAATATGTATACCATGAAAGCATAGACCTAGTGAACGAAATACCTGTAGAGGTGAGCGTGGAACTTGGAAGGACTATGAGAACCATAGGAGAGATACTCGACTACGGTCCTGGAACTATAATAGAGCTGGAGAAGCTCTTGGGAGAGCCGCTTGACATATACGCAAACGGCAAGATGATAGCTAAAGGAGAAGTCGTGGTAATAGAAGACAATTTTGGAGTCAGGGTAACTGAAATAGTTCATCCGTCGAAGAGAATAAAAAACAGATAA
- a CDS encoding response regulator: MSNSILVVDDAAFMRMMIKEILTKNGFDVVGEAENGAKAVEKYKELNPDLVIMDITMPEMDGIQAVKAIKEVDGNAKVVMCSAMGQQAMVIEAIQAGARDFIVKPFQADRVVEAIKKVLG, encoded by the coding sequence ATGTCAAACAGTATACTTGTAGTAGACGATGCAGCTTTTATGAGAATGATGATCAAGGAGATCCTTACTAAGAATGGGTTTGATGTAGTTGGGGAAGCGGAAAACGGAGCTAAGGCTGTGGAGAAGTACAAAGAACTTAATCCAGACCTAGTTATAATGGACATAACTATGCCAGAGATGGATGGCATACAGGCAGTAAAAGCCATAAAAGAGGTGGATGGAAACGCGAAAGTGGTTATGTGCTCTGCGATGGGACAGCAGGCCATGGTAATAGAGGCCATACAGGCCGGAGCTAGAGACTTCATAGTAAAGCCTTTCCAGGCAGACAGAGTTGTTGAAGCCATAAAAAAAGTACTAGGGTAA
- a CDS encoding FliO/MopB family protein, producing MKNRLTLIFSSILMAAFSTNIVYGYADVESSNDGVSFFSSLMKFIGFLVIFGVIIFLAYYTTRLIASKSNQGMRSENMEVLDFMSLGTASKIMMVKVERYVYVLAVSGNNITSIDRLEYDDLDIEERNFYAGDFDQQLKKLINSEKLSELRDKFSKKRDDR from the coding sequence ATGAAGAACAGACTCACTCTCATTTTTAGCTCGATTCTGATGGCGGCCTTCAGTACAAATATTGTATATGGATATGCAGACGTTGAGAGTTCAAATGACGGAGTATCTTTTTTTTCGAGCCTTATGAAATTCATAGGGTTCTTGGTCATATTTGGAGTCATAATATTCTTGGCGTACTACACGACTAGGCTGATAGCCAGCAAGTCGAATCAAGGTATGAGAAGTGAAAACATGGAGGTACTGGACTTTATGAGTCTGGGAACTGCAAGCAAGATAATGATGGTAAAGGTGGAGAGGTATGTATATGTGCTCGCTGTAAGCGGAAACAACATAACCTCAATAGACAGGCTGGAGTATGACGATCTCGACATAGAGGAGAGAAACTTTTACGCAGGTGACTTCGACCAGCAGCTCAAGAAGCTCATAAACTCTGAAAAGCTTTCAGAGCTGAGAGATAAATTTTCGAAAAAAAGAGATGATAGATAG
- the fliP gene encoding flagellar type III secretion system pore protein FliP (The bacterial flagellar biogenesis protein FliP forms a type III secretion system (T3SS)-type pore required for flagellar assembly.): MIDSMTDKKRKSSILRTALVAMAILLLASSVNAEADLSIFGNNISISSEEDPTGMVASIQIVILLTILTLAPSIIIMMTSFTRTIIVLSFTRNALGTQQMPPNQVLVGLAIFLTLFIMAPVFSEVNTESIQPYVKGEITQEVAIEKGLVPIREFMFKQTREKDMALFLKAADKGAVESLEEIPTTALVPAFVISEIKTAFQIGFIIYVPFLVIDMIVASTLMSMGMMMLPPVMISLPFKILLFILVDGWHLVMGQLITSFN, from the coding sequence ATGATAGATAGCATGACAGATAAAAAAAGAAAAAGCTCAATTCTCAGAACAGCGCTTGTTGCGATGGCTATACTGCTATTGGCCAGCTCCGTAAACGCCGAAGCAGACCTATCTATCTTCGGGAACAACATAAGCATATCAAGCGAAGAAGACCCAACCGGCATGGTTGCCAGCATACAGATAGTCATACTCTTGACTATACTGACCTTGGCGCCTTCCATAATAATAATGATGACTTCCTTCACAAGGACTATAATAGTGCTTTCCTTTACTAGGAACGCACTTGGAACACAGCAGATGCCTCCGAACCAAGTGCTGGTGGGGCTTGCTATATTCCTTACGCTTTTCATAATGGCACCCGTATTTTCAGAGGTGAACACAGAATCTATACAGCCCTATGTAAAGGGCGAAATCACTCAGGAAGTGGCCATAGAAAAGGGGCTTGTGCCTATAAGGGAGTTTATGTTCAAGCAGACCAGAGAGAAGGACATGGCACTGTTTTTAAAGGCAGCTGACAAAGGTGCAGTGGAGAGCTTAGAAGAGATACCTACTACGGCACTGGTGCCAGCATTTGTGATATCTGAAATAAAGACGGCATTCCAGATAGGGTTCATCATCTACGTTCCCTTCCTCGTCATAGACATGATAGTGGCGTCTACACTTATGTCAATGGGTATGATGATGCTGCCGCCGGTTATGATCTCTCTTCCTTTCAAGATACTGCTGTTTATACTTGTAGACGGCTGGCATCTTGTGATGGGACAGCTTATAACCAGCTTTAACTAA
- the fliQ gene encoding flagellar biosynthesis protein FliQ: protein MTQGDVLFIAKDALMLILITSAPMLGIALVVGITISIFQSVTQIQEATLAFVPKIVAVFVTMLIFGPWMLKMITEFTQNLFQSMNNFIG, encoded by the coding sequence ATGACTCAAGGGGATGTACTTTTTATAGCCAAGGACGCTCTTATGCTTATACTTATAACATCTGCCCCAATGCTTGGAATAGCCCTGGTGGTGGGAATAACCATAAGTATATTTCAGTCTGTTACCCAGATACAGGAGGCCACACTGGCATTTGTGCCGAAAATAGTGGCCGTATTTGTAACTATGCTGATTTTTGGCCCGTGGATGCTCAAGATGATAACAGAGTTCACTCAAAATCTATTTCAGAGCATGAATAACTTTATAGGATGA
- the fliR gene encoding flagellar biosynthetic protein FliR yields the protein METNILEILSLKYQALILIFLRVTGLFILSPVFSRNGIPNTLRIGFSVLLSITLVGVIDIPDSLIETKPFLMLAMAEVLIGLMIGLISYLYFNIFFLAGQIIDFNIGFSMVSVFDPQSNTQVPIMGSFYNLLATTIFLTLNGDHILIEGLLNSYDMVKIGSSPFHQELLTQYTDIMGKMFIWAFKISAPVMIAIFLADVFLGILAKTMPQMNVFIVGMPLKIFVGLAIIIITLPMFGGALYRVFDLIKTDMNYMFEIMGSG from the coding sequence ATGGAGACAAACATACTAGAGATACTTTCTCTTAAGTATCAGGCATTAATACTTATATTTTTAAGGGTTACAGGGCTTTTCATACTGTCGCCTGTATTCAGCAGAAATGGGATTCCGAATACACTGCGTATAGGCTTCTCGGTCCTGCTCTCCATAACGCTTGTGGGCGTAATAGATATACCTGATTCGCTCATAGAGACCAAGCCGTTTCTGATGCTGGCCATGGCGGAAGTGCTTATAGGGCTTATGATAGGGCTTATAAGCTACCTTTACTTCAACATATTCTTCTTGGCGGGGCAGATAATAGACTTCAACATAGGGTTCAGTATGGTGAGCGTATTTGACCCTCAGAGTAATACGCAGGTTCCCATCATGGGAAGCTTCTACAATCTGCTGGCGACGACTATATTCCTCACTCTAAACGGGGACCACATACTGATAGAGGGGCTTTTGAACTCGTACGACATGGTAAAGATAGGAAGCAGTCCGTTTCACCAGGAGCTGCTGACGCAGTATACCGACATAATGGGCAAGATGTTCATATGGGCCTTCAAGATAAGCGCACCTGTGATGATAGCCATATTTTTGGCAGACGTATTCTTGGGGATACTGGCAAAGACTATGCCTCAGATGAACGTGTTCATAGTCGGAATGCCTCTGAAGATATTCGTAGGGCTTGCGATCATAATCATAACGCTTCCGATGTTCGGAGGGGCTCTCTACAGGGTATTTGACCTCATAAAGACCGATATGAACTATATGTTTGAGATAATGGGAAGCGGGTGA
- the flhB gene encoding flagellar biosynthesis protein FlhB produces MDMYLKLDLQLFSQEKTEEATPKKKSEARKEGQIPQSKEIGLAAAIIATFAGLRVFGKWMLDNIMGFTINTIKNHSLNPEIFNQEGIVSLAMSSLMTLGLVVAPVAIISMAIGLVTSYLQVGVLFTTKTLAWKLSRLNPIEGFKRMFSKRSVVELIKSLFKIGVLGYIVYSYILDEIPNILTSVELEIGQLAAYLGDLVFAIAMRIGLALFIMAAIDYFYQRYDHNKKLMMSKQEIKEEHKQSDGNPQIKSKIKEKQRQMAMQRMMQEIPSADVIITNPTHYAVGIKYDKDLYDAPYIIAKGQDNLAQKIKEIAKEHKIPVVENKPLARSLYANAEIGQMIPEELFQSVAEVLAYVYSLNKKGVRR; encoded by the coding sequence ATGGATATGTACTTGAAGCTGGACCTCCAGCTCTTTTCGCAGGAGAAGACAGAGGAAGCCACACCCAAGAAAAAGAGCGAAGCGAGAAAAGAGGGCCAGATCCCTCAGAGCAAGGAGATTGGGCTTGCCGCTGCTATAATAGCAACTTTTGCAGGGCTTAGAGTATTTGGAAAGTGGATGCTCGACAATATAATGGGATTCACGATAAATACCATAAAGAACCACAGCCTTAATCCTGAGATTTTCAACCAGGAGGGGATAGTCAGCCTTGCTATGAGCAGCCTTATGACGCTTGGGTTGGTGGTTGCACCGGTGGCGATCATATCGATGGCCATAGGGCTTGTGACTTCCTACCTCCAGGTGGGAGTCCTTTTTACTACCAAGACACTTGCCTGGAAGCTCAGCAGGCTAAACCCCATAGAGGGTTTCAAGAGGATGTTCTCCAAGCGTTCAGTCGTGGAGCTTATAAAGTCACTTTTCAAGATAGGAGTGCTTGGCTACATAGTCTACTCTTATATACTGGATGAAATTCCAAATATTCTAACCTCTGTAGAACTCGAGATAGGCCAGCTGGCTGCATATCTCGGAGATCTTGTGTTTGCGATAGCCATGAGGATAGGGCTTGCGCTCTTTATAATGGCTGCAATAGACTATTTCTACCAGAGGTACGACCACAACAAGAAATTGATGATGAGCAAGCAGGAGATAAAAGAGGAGCACAAGCAGTCAGACGGTAATCCTCAGATAAAGTCCAAGATAAAGGAAAAGCAGAGGCAGATGGCCATGCAGAGGATGATGCAGGAGATCCCTTCTGCAGATGTAATAATAACAAACCCCACGCACTACGCCGTAGGGATAAAATACGACAAAGATCTATACGACGCACCTTACATAATAGCTAAAGGACAGGACAATCTGGCTCAGAAGATAAAGGAAATAGCGAAAGAGCATAAAATCCCTGTAGTGGAGAACAAGCCACTGGCCAGGAGCCTTTACGCTAACGCTGAAATCGGACAGATGATACCGGAAGAGCTTTTCCAGTCCGTGGCAGAGGTGCTCGCTTACGTTTATAGTTTGAATAAAAAAGGAGTAAGGCGATGA
- the flhA gene encoding flagellar biosynthesis protein FlhA produces MKFGDVGVAVAIIAIIIIIIIPVPLIMLDALLSVNIALALLILLISMYTKDALQFSIFPSLLLITTLFRLALNISTTRYILSDGYAGQVIEAFGNFVVRGNIFVGLVIFLIIVLINFMVITKGAERVAEVAARFTLDAMPGKQMAIDADLNSGLITEVEAKQRRKDVQSYSDFYGAMDGATKFVKGDAIAGIIITIINITAGIGTGVIMRGLPAGEAAGLYVLLTVGDGLVSQIPTLLISTATGLIVTRAASESNLGGDLLGQLFGNNPTIMFIVGGFLLMLGLATPLPVLPYVMLAGMFFFIGFTMKNATQKSMEEEQEIADIEEVEEIKKPENVMNLLKVEDIELEFGYGVIPLADVSQGGDLLDRIVMIRRQLALELGVVVPMVRLRDNIQLNPNEYIIKIKGVEVSRAELLFDHLMAMNPGMADDSLKGIDTREPAFGLPAKWILEQDREKAEILGYTVVDPPSVISTHLTEVIKSNSSKLLSRQDVKALVDNIREDNPALIDELIPNQLSIGEVQKVLSNLLDEGISIRDMETILETLADYSVTTRDIDMLTEYARQSLSRYITKKFADQGELKVITLDSQLEQMIMGSVNKTDTGSYISLDPNTIQRILEDTFSKVEKLASVGLQPIVLTAPLVRIYFKKLTEQSLKDLVVLSYNEVEPNVEVQSVGTVAI; encoded by the coding sequence ATGAAATTCGGAGATGTAGGTGTAGCTGTTGCCATAATAGCTATAATAATAATAATAATAATACCGGTTCCGCTGATCATGCTAGATGCGCTGCTGAGCGTGAACATAGCGCTTGCGCTCTTGATACTGCTTATATCTATGTATACAAAAGATGCGCTTCAGTTCTCCATATTTCCTTCACTGCTCCTGATAACCACGCTTTTCAGGCTGGCGCTCAATATATCTACTACAAGGTATATACTGAGCGACGGATACGCTGGACAGGTTATAGAGGCATTTGGAAACTTCGTTGTCAGGGGGAATATATTTGTAGGACTTGTTATCTTCCTGATCATAGTGCTTATAAACTTCATGGTAATCACAAAGGGAGCTGAGAGGGTTGCCGAGGTTGCTGCTAGATTTACTCTAGACGCTATGCCTGGAAAGCAGATGGCGATAGACGCCGACCTTAACTCAGGACTTATAACTGAAGTAGAGGCCAAACAGAGAAGAAAAGACGTTCAGAGCTACTCGGACTTTTACGGGGCGATGGACGGAGCTACCAAGTTCGTAAAGGGAGACGCAATAGCCGGAATCATAATCACGATAATAAATATAACAGCTGGAATAGGGACAGGAGTCATAATGAGAGGATTGCCTGCCGGAGAAGCAGCTGGGCTTTATGTGCTGCTGACTGTAGGCGACGGGCTTGTAAGCCAGATACCGACGCTTCTGATTTCGACGGCGACGGGACTTATAGTTACTAGAGCGGCTTCGGAGTCTAACCTTGGAGGAGACCTACTAGGGCAGCTCTTCGGAAATAACCCTACTATCATGTTCATAGTAGGAGGATTCCTACTTATGCTTGGACTGGCTACTCCGCTGCCAGTATTACCTTACGTCATGCTGGCTGGAATGTTTTTCTTTATAGGATTCACCATGAAAAACGCCACTCAGAAGTCTATGGAGGAAGAGCAGGAAATAGCTGACATAGAAGAGGTAGAGGAGATCAAGAAGCCTGAAAATGTAATGAACCTATTAAAAGTCGAGGACATAGAGCTGGAGTTCGGGTACGGTGTAATCCCGCTTGCAGACGTAAGCCAGGGAGGAGACTTGCTAGACAGGATAGTCATGATAAGGCGTCAGCTGGCTCTGGAGCTTGGAGTTGTAGTTCCAATGGTCAGGCTTAGAGACAATATACAGCTGAATCCTAACGAATACATCATAAAGATAAAAGGTGTTGAGGTCTCTAGGGCAGAGCTTCTCTTTGACCACCTTATGGCTATGAACCCTGGAATGGCTGACGACTCGCTAAAGGGCATAGACACAAGAGAGCCGGCATTCGGTCTTCCGGCAAAGTGGATACTGGAGCAGGACAGGGAGAAGGCAGAGATACTGGGCTACACAGTTGTAGACCCGCCTTCCGTTATCTCAACCCATCTGACTGAAGTCATAAAGTCAAATTCAAGCAAGCTCTTGAGCAGACAGGATGTGAAAGCGCTAGTGGACAACATAAGGGAAGACAATCCAGCCCTCATAGACGAGCTTATACCTAATCAGCTGTCTATAGGAGAGGTGCAGAAAGTGCTTTCGAATCTGCTAGACGAGGGCATCTCTATAAGGGATATGGAGACTATACTTGAGACGCTTGCAGACTACTCTGTTACGACTAGAGACATAGATATGCTGACAGAGTACGCTAGACAGAGCTTGTCTAGATATATAACCAAGAAGTTTGCAGATCAGGGGGAGCTCAAGGTAATAACGCTTGACAGCCAACTAGAGCAGATGATAATGGGGTCTGTCAACAAGACAGATACAGGGTCTTATATATCGCTTGACCCTAACACAATACAGAGAATACTGGAAGATACTTTTTCTAAGGTTGAGAAACTGGCATCTGTGGGGCTTCAGCCTATAGTGCTTACGGCGCCACTGGTCAGGATCTACTTTAAGAAGCTTACAGAACAGTCATTAAAGGATTTGGTGGTCTTGTCTTACAATGAAGTGGAACCAAATGTTGAAGTTCAATCAGTAGGGACGGTGGCAATATAA
- the flhF gene encoding flagellar biosynthesis protein FlhF, which yields MKVRKFVGKSTKEAMDKVRRELGDEAVILHTKKRKKPGFLGMFGKEEVEILAALDAKVKKKAPSPKAPAPRAEREEIQFVERARSQATPQYRDEIIPPKKVDMGTTDELSDIKQSIEYIAEKLKLRDLGDTLSEFRDFIKVMVENGVEEEVARDIVENVSKQVVLENKTKDEIREIVRLNIKSYLGEVSSLKYDGEKKVIFFIGPTGVGKTTTLAKLASHFVLNEKCSIGLITADTYRIGAVDQLKIYGEILDIPVKTIYETNEVYEALSGLRDKDVVFIDTAGRSHKNKPQVEELKELINTVKSKEIYLLLNIGTEMKNINSIIKEYDFIEDYSIIFTKKDETDILGNILNTRYYSNKKLSYITTGQNVPDDIELIDTDKISRILVGEADE from the coding sequence ATGAAAGTGAGAAAGTTTGTTGGGAAAAGCACAAAAGAAGCTATGGATAAAGTCAGACGGGAGCTAGGAGACGAGGCTGTCATACTCCACACCAAGAAGAGGAAGAAGCCAGGGTTCTTGGGCATGTTTGGGAAAGAGGAAGTGGAAATACTTGCAGCCCTCGACGCCAAGGTGAAAAAGAAAGCTCCGAGTCCCAAGGCACCTGCGCCTAGAGCCGAGAGAGAGGAAATCCAGTTTGTGGAGAGGGCCAGAAGCCAAGCGACACCTCAGTACAGGGATGAGATCATTCCGCCTAAAAAGGTGGACATGGGAACGACAGATGAGCTTTCGGATATAAAGCAGTCCATAGAGTATATAGCTGAAAAGCTGAAGCTCAGGGATCTGGGCGACACGCTTTCGGAGTTCAGGGATTTCATAAAGGTAATGGTGGAAAATGGAGTCGAAGAGGAAGTGGCCAGAGACATAGTGGAAAATGTGTCAAAGCAGGTGGTGCTTGAAAACAAGACAAAAGACGAGATAAGAGAGATCGTGAGGCTGAATATAAAGTCCTACCTAGGCGAGGTATCGTCTCTTAAATACGACGGGGAAAAGAAGGTCATATTCTTCATAGGGCCTACTGGCGTCGGAAAGACGACTACACTTGCAAAGCTCGCTTCCCACTTTGTGCTGAACGAAAAGTGCAGCATAGGGCTTATAACTGCGGACACCTACAGGATAGGAGCAGTAGATCAGCTCAAGATATACGGGGAGATCTTAGACATACCTGTAAAGACCATATACGAGACAAACGAGGTTTACGAGGCTCTTTCAGGCCTTCGCGACAAGGACGTAGTCTTTATAGATACAGCGGGCAGAAGCCATAAAAACAAGCCCCAGGTGGAAGAGCTAAAAGAGCTTATAAACACTGTAAAGAGCAAGGAGATATACCTGCTGCTGAACATAGGGACAGAGATGAAGAACATAAACTCCATAATAAAGGAATACGACTTTATAGAAGACTACAGCATAATATTCACGAAAAAAGATGAGACAGACATTTTAGGCAATATACTGAACACGAGGTACTACTCCAACAAGAAGCTCTCTTATATAACGACTGGTCAGAATGTGCC